In the Schistocerca cancellata isolate TAMUIC-IGC-003103 unplaced genomic scaffold, iqSchCanc2.1 HiC_scaffold_358, whole genome shotgun sequence genome, one interval contains:
- the LOC126119048 gene encoding uncharacterized protein LOC126119048 yields MTTRQPQADHENMTTPRDPDDEMDYSTDPPREDCATGAPQRVLQRKRSAVTSASDDQHTSGTSDAGFKKPPPKKRAAPRRRTPVAPVPTANPYDALADGADSEDADEPPPATADDATRRSGPKLPPIVIDYPDDYMTLRDWLQANLKNAFTAKHCGEDRLKLTVATTEDYVAVMDMVGARGIPNYTFPTVRPKVLKVAMRGIPLKMKADAFKDGLITMGFAPTATTRMKMPASRRQRGLPPLRETSRSDSRQLRRRAAPPPATPSRQPAQRRLLAARADLGYADVLQGRTTPPPAPAVQPPRRPDDGPAPPAAADDFIAVLKEVQATLVAVSAALAQLPAAITAAVHAALRSFPTATASTSTGHGSQP; encoded by the exons ATGACGACCCGGCAACCCCAGGCGGACCACGAGAATATGACGACCCCGCGAGACCCGGACGATGAGATGGACTACTCTACGGACCCTCCCCGTGAAGACTGCGCTACCGGCGCCCCGCAGCGGGTGCTTCAGCGCAAGCGATCGGCTGTCACGTCAGCCAGTGATGACCAACACACTTCTGGTACGAGTGACGCTGGCTTCAAGAAGCCGCCGCCTAAGAAGAGGGCGGCTCCACGACGGCGCACCCCTGTTGCCCCTGTACCTACTGCTAATCCGTACGACGCCCTAGCGGATGGCGCCGACTCTGAAGATGCCGACGAGCCTCCACCGGCGACCGCCGACGATGCTACACGTCGTTCCGGCCCTAAGCTGCCACCGATTGTCATCGACTACCCTGACGATTACATGACGCTTCGGGACTGGCTTCAGGCCAACCTGAAGAATGCTTTTACCGCCAAACACTGCGGCGAAGACCGTCTGAAGCTGACTGTCGCCACCACTGAAGATTACGTTGCTGTTATGGACATGGTTGGTGCACGTGGTATACCGAACTACACCTTCCCCACCGTGCGTCCCAAAGTTCTCAAGGTTGCCATGAGAGGCATACCGCTGAAGATGAAGGCAGACGCCTTTAAGGATGGCCTTATCACTATGGGTTTCGCGCCTACTGCTACCACGCGAATGAAGATGCCTG CCAGCCGCCGCCAGCGTGGACTACCTCCCTTGCGGGAGACGTCCCGCTCCGATAGTCGACAGCTGCGGCGCCGAGCTGCGCCACCGCCTGCTACTCCTTCGCGCCAACCCGCCCAGCGGCGCCTGCTTGCTGCTCGGGCAGACCTTGGCTACGCCGACGTCCTTCAGGGCCGGACGACGCCTCCTCCTGCCCCTGCTGTCCAGCCTCCGCGACGCCCTGACGACGGGCCTGCTCCTCCTGCTGCAGCTGATGATTTCATCGCGGTCCTCAAAGAAGTTCAGGCCACCCTTGTGGCTGTCTCCGCCGCACTGGCCCAGCTGCCGGCCGCCATCACTGCTGCAGTCCATGCAGCCCTCCGAAGTTTCCCCACCGCCACGGCGTCCACATCCACTGGCCATGGCTCGCAACCTTAG